In Lolium rigidum isolate FL_2022 chromosome 3, APGP_CSIRO_Lrig_0.1, whole genome shotgun sequence, the genomic window tttttatgctcTTACTGTAGAAAGGCGCTAAACCTTTTTAAGAGAATACATTGCATACTCACTGCTTTTTATAGCAAAGCAACATAGATCCTGCTGGGATCACTAGTGTTGCATGACATTACATAGATTTGGCAGCACACTCGCTAGATAACAATCACCAAGGAAAAGGCAAAACATAACTCATACTCACAGAACAGAAACCAAAACGCCAGCTGCCTCCTGATCCCATAGCACTGCTCTGTACAAGCATCGTCATTGTCAGTGACCACCTTCTTCTGAGCAGACAAAGCTCCAGAGTCGTAGGCTGCAGCACTGGCCAGCTTCAACTTCAAGTCTCTATAACACATACTACTTGCGTCATTTACATATGGTGGTTTGCGAACTGCGATCTGATTTCTCTATAACCACGTATTGTAGATATTGGCCTTCGAGGAACAAAGCTTGGATGTGGTGAAGGCGGCTGTGGAGCCTGCACTGTCATGGTGTCATGCTATGATCAAACTACGAAGAAATCACAGTGAGAATCCTATTCCTTCGACAAGTCCTGCTATCTCTTATCTAATTTGAGttattgttgctaaatttttaatAAAATCAAATGTTGCTGAAAGTGCAAATGAGTTATTGTTGAAATATACATATGCAAATGCTGGAGGTAAGGCAACCTCACCAGTTCTATACAAGAGATGACTTGAACCATATTCATTCCATCCCATCCCTCTAACCAAACAAAATCTAGAATGGTTTCCATTCTTCGCACCATTCCATTCTATGGGGGATGGAACCATTccatccattccattccatttcaGCTTGTGTGCATTTATGAACCTGTGTATAGTGAGGTGCATTGCTAATGAGCCATCCTTAAGAGCCGAATGAAAATCATATGCATTAGTTGTTATGCATCTTTTTTTGGTTATTGCCTATTTCTTGAACTTGTGCTCCATTCTGAAccaaaaaatatttactttatttaggCATTTTGCAATAAACGCATGCTTGGCTCCACTTTATTCATTGGAAGGAATGCATATAATCACGGTTGAGGGAATTGGAGACCGCCAGCGAGGTTTGCACCCAGTCCAGGTAATACACTGTTTTTGTATGACTTGTAAGTATCCATGTCACAGCTACTTCTGTTGGCAATATGATCCTAACTAAGGTGGACCATATTAGTGCTCTTTTATTGTATTTCCATGCTGACTGGTGAATATGGAATATATTGAATTCTCTTATGATAATACGGTATTCTATTGCTTAAAAGCGTACTGAAAAAGGTTAAGATTGCTTAGAAGCAGTAAAGCATGTTCATGTATACCGCAGTAGGTCGGTTGTGGTCTTGCATCAGGTCTGATTCATATATTTGATACTAATCCATTCACCTCGATACAAGCACAATAATAAATTGACACACCTTTACACGTTTAACAGTTGATATACTATTTAACGTAAGGATAGTAAACATGCCaaatactacctctgttccaaaTTAAGTGCCGTGCCTTTGGTTAGATCAGGTCTAGATACGTATGTAGTCGAGTTTAAGTGTGCAGATTCGCTCATTTTGAAAAAAAGCTGCGACACTGCAAAAATACCATAACTTAACGGGCATGACTAAAGCGACCCAATTGGCATGATGAGGATATTAAATAGGTCAATGATAACACTACTTTTGCTCAGTATATAAAAAAGGCATTTAACCTGTAACAATTACTTTGACAGGTTATGTTTTTAGTGTAAATAGGCCATATTACACAACTAGGTCAACTGTCCCCATTCTCCAAAGATGTAAGTAGACTAGCAAAATCCCTGCCCATTCACTACATGTATTTAGTGTTTACTGTCTCAGAGTTTATTATTTTATATCCAATTATTCAAAATGTGGACTTGAACTTTTTCTCTCTTCTACCTAACCGAGACGCAAGTCTTCTGCGATCTCGAAAAAAAGCTGTCACATGCCAAGTGTGTCGTTTAATTGACGGCCTACTGTATgctgaaaaagaaacaaaagaaactTTTAGTGCCAATACTTTAATCAGTTATTTTTTTTTACATATTTTCCTTTCTCGTGATGCTCTACATTCTTTACAGGAACGTTTAGCCGAGGCACATGGTTCACAATGTGGATTTTGCACTCCTGGTTTTGTGATGTCCATGTATGCACTGCTAAGATCAAGTAAGCATCCGCCTACAGAAGAGCAGATCGAAGACAGCCTTGCAGGAAATTTGTGTCGGTGTACTGGCTACAGACCAATAATAGATGCCTTCCGTGTTTTTGCGAAAACGGATGATTCATTGTACACCGGTTCACCTTCAGAAAATGCCAATGGCCAAGCTATCTGCCCTTCAACTGGGAAGCCATGTTCATGCAGAAATGAGACAGATGTTGGTGCTAATGAATCTTCAGTATTCTCGTCCGTAAAATCCTACTTACCTTGTTCGTATAATGAAGTTGATGGAAATGCGTACAGTGAAAAGGAGCTCATTTTCCCCTCAGAACTTCAGTTGAGAAAAGTTATGCCACTTAAATTGAACGGATTTAATGGGATCAGGTGGTATAGACCTGTTAAACTGGAGCAGCTACTGCATTTGAAATCATGCTACCCAGATGCAAAACTTATCATTGGTAACTCTGAAGTAGGAGTTGAAACTAAGTTCAAGAATGCTCAATATAAGGTCATGATCTCAGTTACCCATGTTCCAGAGCTTAATACCCTCAGAGTGGAAGAAGATGGATTACAAATTGGTTCTGCAGTTAGACTTGCACAGCTCCAAAAGTTCCTCAAAAGGGTTATAGCAGAGCGTGGTTCTCATGAAACTTCGTCTTGTCAGGCAATACTAGGGCAGCTAAAATGGTTTGCGGGAACACAAATCAGGAATGTTGCTTCTGTTGGTGGTAATATTTGTACTGCTAGTCCAATATCAGACCTAAATCCACTTTGGATGGCTACAGGGGCAAAATTCCAGATAATTGATGTTAACAATAATATTAGGACCACAGTTGCAAAAGATTTCTTTCTTGGTTACCGCAAAGTTGATTTAAAGGCTGATGAAGTGTTGCTCTCTGTTGTTCTACCAtggacaagaccatttgaatatgTCAAAGAATTTAAGCAAGCACACAGAAGGGAGGATGACATTGCTTTGGTGAATGCAGGAATGCGTGTCCATATAACAGAAGCTGAAGGAAACTGTGTAGTATCTGATGTCTCTATTGTCTATGGAGGGGTAGCTGCAGTTCCACTTACAGCTGCAAAGACTGAAAAATTCCTTGTTGGAAAGAAGTTGGACCATGGATTGTTAAATGACACCTTCAATTTGTTAAAAGAGGACATTCCACTAGCCGAGAATGCACCAGGTGGAATGGTTGAATTTCGCAGTtcacttactttgagtttctttttcaaatttttcCTTTATGTTACACATGAGATGAACATTAAAGGATTGTCTAAGGAGGGGCTGGATGCAGCTAACATGTCAGCTATACAGTCTTACACTAGGCCAGTTACTGTTAGTACTCAAGGTTATGAATTAATTGGGCAAGGAACTGCCGTTGGACAACCAATGGTTCATGCGTCAGCTATGCTTCAGGTATTTTTAATCGTCTAGCATTTTACACAATAAGTGTTGACAATGGGTACGTGCAGTACCTGGTGGCGGAGGTTTAGTATGTCTATTATTTTCACCTCCCATGATAAGTATCACTCCTAGTTGCAACACAGCACTTCTAGATGTACTTCAACAgacatactccctctgtcccatagGAGGTGACAtataaactttgtccaaatgtcaatgttttcaaactttgaccaaatatattgAAGAAAATATCTACAATTATAATATTAAATAAGTATATTATGAAAATATATCTTATgatgaatctattgatattggTTTGGTATTACAGATCTTCATAGTTTGGTATATATTCTTGATCAAACTTTAAAAACATTGACTTTTTATCTAAGTTTATACgccatctatttatggacggagggactgAGAGAGTAGTGCATACCAAGCTTAACATAAGTATGTACTCACCCTGGGGAAAGTTAATACTTAAAGAATCACGGTCCTCTGTTTTTGCATTTCTTTGCATCCCTCCTTGACTTACCCGTTTTGTCTTACGAGGTTGCTCATCTCTTCCTAGAACTTTCGGTTTCGAAACACCATCTTTATAGGGAACATGGCATATCTATCCAAAAACCAAGGCATCTTTCAGTCCTCACGTGTAAACATCGCTTTCGGTAGCCTCAGCTGGGAGCTTGTGAAGAAGTCATCAAGTTCAGTTTGGAGGATTGAACTAATGTCAGATTCTTTCTGATATTATTATTTTTATGCTTAATAGATCTCAAATTCATCAATGCTGTCACTCTCGAGCATCGATACTAAGGCAGCATCGAGCTCATTTTGCTATTTGGGGTTTTTCATAATTTGAATCTGATCCAAACCAATGATAAGTCTATCTGTATGGAAGTTGAATTCAAAGTGGGctaggggaggggggggggggatcggGCAATCCAAAATTTCTTTTCTGGAGCATGCATCAAAATACGTGTCATTTGTATTATAAGATACAGAGATGGCGCAAGTTACAGCCCACTACAGTAGAAAAAAAAAGCATAAAGaaagtaaaaataaaataaaatagaggaaGCTACGCTGCACTATCTACAGGGTGATACACATCAGGCATCAGGGGCACGGATAGGTAACCTGCATCACCAGATCCTCAACAATTGGGCAGGCATTCTCAAAGACACAATCGTTTCAAAGCCTCCAAAGGCACCACAAAGTTAGCAAGATGAGGCAATCCAAAATTGGGTTACCAAACACTACAACCAGTTGTTTCTGGTTTATTGTCTAATATTAGAAGTTTGCCTGAATGACGTGAAAATACAACCAACCTCCAGATGGAgctaacaaaataaaaagaaccgTACAGTGGTGTGGCTGTACAGTTAGGTCTGTTTGTTTTTTCTCTATAGTTTTGGTAGTTTAGCTTGGTTTTCCTTTTGTTCGATTTTGATTTCTTGTGGTGTGAAGTTGTAGGGTTTGCATCATCTTGGCTTTTCTTTATTATAAAACTACACACATATGGGTGCATGTTCGAGAAAGAAGCAAGAAAAGGAAGAGCAAAAAAAAACTAACAGCCCAATATTTTATTATATTATTTTCCATATATTTTGTTTTACTGACTTGCTAGATCTTCCAATATGCTAGGTCACTGGCGAGGCGGAATATGTTGATGACACACCGACACCCCCGAATACCTTGCATGCTGCTCTGGTACTGAGTAAGAAGGCTCACGCTCGCATCTTGTCAATCGATGATTCAGTTGCCAAATGTTCCCCTGGGTTTGCTGGTCTCTTCCTTTCAAAAGATCTGCCTGGTGCTAACCATATTGGGCCAGTTATCCATGACGAGGAGGTTTTTGCAGCTGATATTGTTACTTGTGTTGGCCAGGTATAGCTGCTGGACATGATATTTAAACTTTTAAGCATACAGGTTTTGATATGACTTGGTAGGCGGGAAATCTCGCATCTTTGTTAACTTTTAAGTCACACCTTTGTCCTCTCATTGGCAGATCATTGGAATTGTTGTGGCAGACACCCATGATAATGCAAAAGCTGCTGCAAATAAAGTAAATATTGAGTATTCTGAGCTGCCGGCAATACTCTCAATAGAGGAAGCTGTCAAAGCTGATAGCTTTCATCCAAACACAACGAGATGCCTTTCAAAAGGGGATGTTGAACAATGTTTCGTGTCCAATACATGCGATAAAATTATAGAAGGAGAAATTCGAGTTGGAGGTCAAGAGCACTTCTACATGGAACCTCAATGCACTCTTGTCTGGCCAGTtgattctggaaatgaaattcatATGATCTCATCTACTCAAGTATGCTCTGTTCTTTAGTTTCTGAATTAATAGTGTGAAAGGCATGGGTCGTTAATTTCTTTCATGCTCTTCAAGTAATAGCAGTAATATATATCCTCTTCACAGACTTAATCTAGAAAAGTAGGAACGACACTCAGTCTCTTACCTGGAAATAGTGCAAAGCAATCCGCTACTGGACAGCAATATGCTGGGAAGGTGAACATGTCACTTGCTTCTCTTCAAACATGAGTCGGGTTAAGAGGCAGGGGTAAAGGTGGTGGGACCCATGCACCTGGTGCTTCTGCTTGTTGTAAGGGATAGCCCATCATTTGGTGTGGTCCATTTCAAAAATATACTCTGcctttcattttaacagtagactTCATTTCTAAGAAATTTGTGTATTAGATTTAGATCATCTAATGACTCAGTTCCAGTAATTGTTATACTTCATCTGTATCACATGTAGTCAAGGCTCACGGTGTTTTTTCATCATAGAGAAGTGCATCCAAAGGTTGAGAGCCTGTTTTGCAGCTTTCAGCTTAATGTTCTTCCAATGTGAACCATGACATGCTGCTGCTAGATATATTATGTAGGCCTCAAATCTGCCACCTTCCATTGGACTAGATCACCGCGAAACTACCTAGCTGAATTAAGTGGTACTGAGTACTAacagtttttttttgcaaattatccagtagtttttttttgcaattttcttGAAAGAACATGAGTGCCAGTGTGCGCATAGATGTCGCTGAACAGGTAAAATAAATGCAAGAGACAAAGTATGACATTATTTAATATGATGGATGTGGAGTTCTAACAGAACTATAACAAAAACAAccacaacatcaaagcctttttcccaagcaagttgggttaggctagatatgaaacccaacataAATAAATATAGTTCTAACAGAACTATATAAACATAAATTAATTGAACATAAAAGGGTATATGCTTAATTTAACTCGGTCGGTAGTATTTGTCTTACTCTTATTTGACTAGATGCTCTTTATCTTAAGGCTCCCCAAAAGCATCAGAAGTATGTCGCCAATGCTCTCGGTCTTCCACTATCAAAAGTTGTTTGCAAGACTAAGCGTATTGGTGGCGGATTTGGTGGAAAAGAAACTAGATCAGCAATATTTGCTGCTGCGGCATCTGTACCTTCCTATTGTCTAAGAAGGCCTGTGAAGATTGTTTTGGACAGGGACGTTGACATGATAACAACTGGACAGAGGCACAGTTTCCTAGGGAAATATAAGGTACATAGCATAAACAGTACATTCTTTTTCAGTCAGATCAGTACTGCCGTGTGTCTGATGACAGAATCGTCTGAGTTCATAGCAAATAATCACAGCAAACTTGGAAATGCTAGCTAGGTTGATTTATTCTGGAGGACGTAACAACTACATATGCACCATATTTTAAGATTTGACAGATAGATATGAATGCCAACTGAGTAACTGACAGTCCTCCTGACGTGGCAACTTATAAAGGCTTAGCTAGGGGTACGCTTGTTTTTTCCTTTCTCTGCTCTTCTTTTGCTAGCTGGTGGTTTATTTCTTGTCAGTTTTCTGCGTTCTACCTGTGTCATCTCGATGCTTTCTCCTAACACAAAATGACATGCACTTGGGTGCATGtttgagaaaagaaaactaaataaTAACCAGTGAATACAATGGACTACTGTCATGTAATGTTGAAGTCATTTGTGGATACTTAGCTAAGATATGACTAATACTGAACTTCTATTTTCTCTATATGTGACCTAAAGTATAATTGATCCTTAGGTTGGGTTTACCAATGGCGGGAAGATACTGGCCTTAGACCTCGAAATTTATAACAATGGCGGTAACTCACTAGATCTGTCCCTTGCTATCTTGGAGCGTGCTATGTTTCATTCGGAAAATGTCTATGATATACCAAATATCAGAGTCAGTGGGAAAGTATGCTTTACAAATTTCCCAAGCAATACTGCTTTTAGAGGCTTTGGTGGTCCACAAGGTATGTTGATTGCAGAGAATTGGATTCAACACATGGCTACAGAACTCAAGCGGAATCCAGAAGAGACAAGAGTAAGAGTGCACATCTTTGTGGATGGTGTTAGTCTTGTCACCCCATCGTTGTTTAACTGATATACTCTTTACAGGAACTTAATTTCCATAGTGAGGGCACTGTGCTTTATTATGGCCAGTTGCTCCAGAATTGTACACTACATTCGGTTTGGGATGAACTAAAGGCATCTTGTAATTTTGTGGAGGCTCGTAAATCTGTAGAAGTTTTTAACAATAATAATCGTTGGAGAAAGCGAGGCATTGCTATGGTTCCCACAAAATTTGGCATATCCTTCACTGCAAAGTTTATGAATCAGGTGAACTGCTTCCCCTCACTAACTTTATATGCAAAGTTCTGCTAGCTTTGTGCACTTTTGGCTATTTCATGTTTGGTTAAACTATACATTTCAGTCTTTTCAGTTGCGAATTCCATATACATATACAATGGCTGCTGTAAGAGCATATTATCATGTTTTTCTGGTTAAATGTTTATTGGGCTTACAGTGGCTAGATGCAACTTTGGAAGACCTTTTTTCTTTGAAGCCTTTGCTACAGCATGCTGGAATATTTGGAAGCATAGGAATGGTCACATTTTGAAAAGGAAACACCTTCTATTAGAGCTTGGACCTTTTCTTTCAAAAGGGACCTCTTCCTTCTTTCTTACGGAATGAAGGACAACCTCAAATTCCCCCTTATAACCTGGCTAGACGCTCTGTAGTTCTTTTGTGCTATGACCTGGGCTAAGCCCTTTTGTACATTCCCTTCCTCAATCTTATACATATTGTTCTATTTTAATAAAATTTACTGTCGGGGCCTCCCCTTCAGTTTTCAGCTAAAAAAAAGTAAAAACTTTAGCTGCGGTTtacatttttctttttttattcacATTGTTATTCAGTCTAACGTAAGTTTTCATGGATGAATTGCAGGCTGGTGCTCTTGTGCAAGTTTACACTGATGGTACTGTCCTGGTAACACATGGCGGGGTTGAGATGGGACAGGGTTTACACACAAAGATAGCCCAAGTTGCTGCCTCGTCACTAGATATCCCTCTAAGCTGTGTATTTATCTCAGAGACAAGTACAGAT contains:
- the LOC124703440 gene encoding xanthine dehydrogenase, whose product is MGSLTKAAEEGAAAAAEWSDDAVIYVNGVRRLLPDGLAHLTLLQYLRDIGLRGTKLGCGEGGCGACTVMVSCYDQTTKKSQHFAINACLAPLYSLEGMHIITVEGIGDRQRGLHPVQERLAEAHGSQCGFCTPGFVMSMYALLRSSKHPPTEEQIEDSLAGNLCRCTGYRPIIDAFRVFAKTDDSLYTGSPSENANGQAICPSTGKPCSCRNETDVGANESSVFSSVKSYLPCSYNEVDGNAYSEKELIFPSELQLRKVMPLKLNGFNGIRWYRPVKLEQLLHLKSCYPDAKLIIGNSEVGVETKFKNAQYKVMISVTHVPELNTLRVEEDGLQIGSAVRLAQLQKFLKRVIAERGSHETSSCQAILGQLKWFAGTQIRNVASVGGNICTASPISDLNPLWMATGAKFQIIDVNNNIRTTVAKDFFLGYRKVDLKADEVLLSVVLPWTRPFEYVKEFKQAHRREDDIALVNAGMRVHITEAEGNCVVSDVSIVYGGVAAVPLTAAKTEKFLVGKKLDHGLLNDTFNLLKEDIPLAENAPGGMVEFRSSLTLSFFFKFFLYVTHEMNIKGLSKEGLDAANMSAIQSYTRPVTVSTQGYELIGQGTAVGQPMVHASAMLQVTGEAEYVDDTPTPPNTLHAALVLSKKAHARILSIDDSVAKCSPGFAGLFLSKDLPGANHIGPVIHDEEVFAADIVTCVGQIIGIVVADTHDNAKAAANKVNIEYSELPAILSIEEAVKADSFHPNTTRCLSKGDVEQCFVSNTCDKIIEGEIRVGGQEHFYMEPQCTLVWPVDSGNEIHMISSTQAPQKHQKYVANALGLPLSKVVCKTKRIGGGFGGKETRSAIFAAAASVPSYCLRRPVKIVLDRDVDMITTGQRHSFLGKYKVGFTNGGKILALDLEIYNNGGNSLDLSLAILERAMFHSENVYDIPNIRVSGKVCFTNFPSNTAFRGFGGPQGMLIAENWIQHMATELKRNPEETRELNFHSEGTVLYYGQLLQNCTLHSVWDELKASCNFVEARKSVEVFNNNNRWRKRGIAMVPTKFGISFTAKFMNQAGALVQVYTDGTVLVTHGGVEMGQGLHTKIAQVAASSLDIPLSCVFISETSTDKVPNSSPTAASASSDLYGAAVLDACQQIKARMEPIASRGNHKSFAELAEACYMERVDLSAHGFYITPDIGFDWIAGKGSPFNYFTYGAAFAEVEIDTLTGDFHTRTADIVMDLGYSINPAIDIGQIEGAFIQGLGWAAMEELKWGDDNHKWIRPGHLFTCGPGSYKIPSVNDIPLNFKVSLLKGVPNPRAIHSSKAVGEPPFFLASAILFAIKDAVVAARAEEGHLDWFPLDNPATPERIRMACVDSITKKFASVYYRPKLSV